The DNA window CCGTCTCCGGCGGCTTCGCCCCAGGCACCGATGCCCCCTCCCCGCTCGATTCGTCTGCGGAGGCCTCCCCGGACCGGCGTTGGACCGGCTCGCCGGAATCGGGCATCGGCATTGGGAACGCATGCGACTCGTCCGTGCCGAGGGGCTCATATTCTGCCTTCAACATGTCCGGCAGGTCGATGTCCAGATCGCCCCCCTCCGACGGCAGTTGAAGAGCGGAGCACTCCCGGAAACGGGCCGTCGTCATCGTCGCCGCCACCGACCGGTCCCCTTCCGCGTTCCAGGCCTCCTGATAGGGGCGGTGTTCAAAGAGTACGATCTCGTCCCCGCCCGCGCCGGTCGGACGCCAGGTGAGGGCGTACTGCCGATCTTTTAGCTCCTCTTTGGTTTGCGCTGTGCCCTCGTGCTCGGAAAGCGTAAAGGCACACTCGATCAGGTCGCCCGACTGCTCCTGGTCCCGGACCGCCAGTTCGTTCCAGTAGGTGCAGTCTGAGGCTGCCTGCCCGTCCATGGAGCGCAGCACGAGTGTATCCGGTCCGTCGTAGGCGTCCCGGGCATGGACCTCAACGATCGCCGCGGCCCGAGCCACCTTTAGAATCTCTTCTTCGTACTTGGAATGGCCGTTTGTGGAGGGCACATCCGTGATGGTGCGCGTTCGGGTCTTCCCGCTGCTCGAATCCGATGAACTCATAAGGAGAGGTGTATAGCGATGACTCGAAAGAAGTGCGAGTAAGACTGCCGGAGCGGCAAGTCGTGGGCTTCAGACAAGATTCCAGGACCCGGGCGGCACGTCTTCTTCCTCGATCCAGCCATCCCCATCGGTCGTGCCCGTTCGCACCTCCCCGTTCGCCAGACACACTTGGTAGGGATGGTTCTCAAGCACCTCTTCCGTCTCACGGTCAACCATCTGAACCGTAAGCGTATCCGAACAGGTGAGAACGCCCGTCGCGGTGGGCAACGGATACCCCTCCACCTTGACCTCCGCCACGTACGCCGGGAGCTGCTGGGCCGCCCCTTCTCCCGATCCGCCCGCCTCCTCGTAGGTGTAAGTCCAACTTGCTTCAATCTCATCCCCGCTGACTTCCGTCTCGATCTCGCCCACAACCGCCGCCGAGCTACCGCCCTCCACCGGCATCTCCTTGATCTGCACCGTCGCCGGGGTGCCGTCCTCGATCCCCTTCGCCGTCGCGGTCACAGTCACCTCCTCCCCAACTTTTGCCTCCGTCTTGGACCACTCCGCACCCTTTACGCTCTTGACCGTGGCCATGCCGTTTCCTTCCGGCAGCAAGGATCGCCGCACCCGCCCGTCCCCCTGCAGCCAATGCTCAGACAACTCACCCTCCGGATCCTCCAGCGCGTAGGGCACGCCGGATACGGGGTTGCCCGCCGCGTCCTCAAACGCAAAGTCGATCCAGTGCTCCACGAGCTCGGTTGCCTCCGGCGAGCCGCCTTCGGCTGCTGCGGCGGTTGCGACTGCGCCCTGCACGCCCGCACTGCCGCCTCCACCGCCACCACCCCCGCCTGAGCNNNNNNNNNNNNNNNNNNNNNNNNNNNNNNNNNNNNNNNNNNNNNNNNNNNNNNNNNNNNNNNNNNNNNNNNNNNNNNNNNNNCGCTGTTGATCATCACCGTCGGCTCTCCGCCCACGATCGTGTCCGGCGGGCCGCTGCACGTGCACACGTCGCCCATCCGGGCCGCCGGCATTCCGTTGATCAGAACCGTGGGCGCCCCCATCGAAATCGGGCCGTCCACGTGTGGGGTCGGGCCCGGGTTGCACATCGGGCACACGTGCATGTCGCCCTGGCGGGCGGCGGGCAGGCCGTTGATTAACACTGTCGGATCTCCCACGGCGATCGTCCCGCCGTGGGCCGTCGGGTCTCCCTGTCGCGCTGCTGCCGGCATAGAAGAGGATAGACGTTATTCGAGAAGTGATTTACCAAGGCCAAACACTATATAACTTTAATTTAATTCACCACTGATACAGAAAAATGCAAATGGCGGCCCGCAGAGGAACCGCCACTAGACATAGAAAACTGAGTGAATGATAAATCACCCCTAAACCTTGGCTGTCCTCACGACGATACGGTGGATCGTTCCCGTTTCCAATGCCGCCCAAGTACCGTTCCGTCCCTGGGCTTCCGTTCCGTCCAGTCGGCCACGGTCCACCCGTCGAGCCACGACAGAGCCGGACGAAAGTCCGACATCGGATAGGGATTTTGAGTTCGGCCCTCGTCCTGCTGCCGTGCGTCCCATCCTTCCCGAAACGCCCGATAGCACTCAGGCTCCTCAAATGGATGATAGGGATTCTGAAATGGATCCGGTGACCGAGTGTCCTCCGAGGAAGTGTTCATACTGAGCTGAGAAATGTGCAGGGATGTGCGCAGTACAGGATCAGAAAATCCACGAAGCCCCGCCTGCTACCCCTTCCGGCGGGGATCCGTGGCCCCCATCACAGCACGCTACAGAAGGAAGTTCTGCAGAATGGTCCAAACCCCGAGGCCCATGCCGACGAGGCCCAGCGTGACCTGATATGGCGAAAGCTTCTCGACGGTCTCGTCGAGCTTCTCGTTTGCCTCCTTGCTGCTGCTAAACGACTTCAAGACCCCCACACCGAGCAACAGCCCGAGGAGAAGCAGAATGGCGCCGTTGGCTGTCATCGTCCACCACTGCACGGGAAACTCCGTCATCCAACTCATGCGGAAGAGCACCTGGTTGATGACGGTCCAGCCGCCCCAGAGGGCCGAGACGGCACCGATCCAGCCCTGGTAGGGGGCCAGCTGATCGATGAGTTCCTTCGCATCCGGGCGTTTGG is part of the Salinibacter sp. 10B genome and encodes:
- a CDS encoding PAAR domain-containing protein; the protein is MPAAARQGDPTAHGGTIAVGDPTVLINGLPAARQGDMHVCPMCNPGPTPHVDGPISMGAPTVLINGMPAARMGDVCTCSGPPDTIVGGEPTVMINS